The Arachis hypogaea cultivar Tifrunner chromosome 19, arahy.Tifrunner.gnm2.J5K5, whole genome shotgun sequence genome has a window encoding:
- the LOC112775330 gene encoding sec-independent protein translocase protein TATC, chloroplastic — translation MGTVPMNIASHVDLRSRFHLTSSSSSSSSSSSSVRVSNFSKTISLSFPLSRRKQGRLGRFPCFAVDDDFRVQQQDLANTTSAAVGSATEERPTENTDLLPGTNGDAPDNFKQDGEGSAIYDFLYPSKELLPDDKEMSIFDHLEELRQRIFVSVLAVGGSILGCFAFSKDLIVLLESPVKTQGVRFLQLGPGEFFFTTLKVSGYCGLLLGSPVILYEIIAFILPGLTKAERKFLRPIVLGSSVLFYAGITFSYLVLTPAALNFFVNYAEGAVESLWSIDQYFEFVLVLMFSTGLSFQVPVIQFLLGQLGLVSGDQMLSVWRYVVVGAVVAAAVVTPSTDPLTQVLLAAPLLGLYLGGAWAVKLTGR, via the exons ATGGGAACCGTTCCGATGAACATCGCTTCCCACGTCGACCTCCGTTCACGATTCCACCTCACGTCGTCTTCATCCTCGTCGTCTTCCTCATCCTCCTCTGTGCGGGTTTCCAACTTTTCTAAAACTATCAGCTTGAGCTTCCCTCTCTCTCGGAGGAAGCAGGGGAGGTTAGGTAGGTTTCCTTGCTTCGCCGTCGATGACGACTTCAGAGTCCAGCAGCAAGACCTCGCCAATACTACTTCAGCTGCTGTTGGCTCTGCCACTGAAGAAAGACCCACCG AAAATACGGATCTGCTTCCTGGTACAAATGGAGATGCTCCAGATAATTTTAAGCAAGATGGCGAAGGAAGTGCTATCTATGATTTCCTTTATCCTAGTAAAGAGCTTCTTCCCGATGATAAAGAAATGAGCATATTTGATCATCTTGAAGAGCTGCGACAGAGAATCTTTGTATCAGTTCTAGCTGTTGGAGGAAGCATTCTCGGAtgctttgcattttcgaaagatCTGATAGTGCTTCTAGAATCTCCTGTGAAGACACAGGGTGTAAGATTTCTTCAGCTAGGTCCTGGAGAATTTTTCTTTACAACTTTAAAG GTGTCTGGATACTGTGGCCTCCTCTTGGGAAGTCCCGTAATACTGTATGAGATTATAGCCTTCATACTTCCAGGTCTCACAAAAGCTGAAAGAAAGTTTCTACGGCCAATTGTATTGGGCTCGTCAGTTCTTTTCTATGCCGGAATAACCTTCTCCTATTTAGTTCTAACACCTGCAGCCTTAAACTTCTTTGTTAATTACGCTGAAGGTGCTGTTGAGTCGTTATGGTCTATTGATCAATACTTTGAGTTTGTCCTTGTCCTTATGTTCAGCACAGGCTTATCTTTCCAG GTACCTGTTATACAATTCCTATTGGGACAACTTGGGTTGGTGTCCGGAGACCAGATGCTATCAGTTTGGAGATATGTTGTGGTTGGAGCAGTGGTGGCAGCTGCTGTTGTTACACCCTCCACTGATCCACTCACTCAAGTTCTTCTAGCTGCACCTTTGTTGGGTCTTTACCTAGGTGGTGCATGGGCTGTCAAGCTTACAGGACGGTGA